In Staphylococcus lloydii, the following proteins share a genomic window:
- a CDS encoding TIGR01457 family HAD-type hydrolase, producing MKQYSAYLLDLDGTMYKGDDVIDGAVEFIDYLSKHSIPYLFVTNNSSKEPVEVAERLNRLGVKATADDIITSAVATADYIANEQQDATVYMIGGNGLKTALNNRGLQLKDDEFVDYVVIGLDEAITYEKLGIATLGVRNGAKFISTNKDVSIPKERGFMPGNGALTSVVSVSTGQEPVFIGKPEPVIMNMALSVLNLPKEEVAMVGDLYDTDILSGINVNIDTIHVQTGVTTLEEIQQKEEPPTYSFKDLNEVIKELEG from the coding sequence ATGAAGCAGTATAGCGCGTATTTACTAGATTTGGATGGCACGATGTATAAAGGTGATGACGTTATAGATGGTGCAGTCGAATTTATAGATTACCTAAGTAAACACAGTATTCCTTATTTATTCGTAACAAACAATTCATCAAAAGAACCTGTTGAAGTGGCAGAAAGGCTTAATAGATTAGGCGTAAAAGCAACAGCTGATGACATTATTACTTCAGCAGTAGCTACGGCGGATTACATTGCTAACGAACAACAAGACGCAACAGTTTATATGATTGGTGGTAATGGTTTAAAAACTGCATTAAACAATAGAGGCTTGCAGCTTAAAGATGATGAATTTGTAGATTATGTTGTCATTGGTCTTGATGAGGCTATCACATATGAAAAATTAGGCATTGCGACATTAGGGGTACGCAATGGAGCTAAATTTATTTCAACAAATAAAGACGTTTCTATACCTAAAGAACGCGGTTTTATGCCTGGGAACGGTGCGTTAACAAGTGTAGTATCAGTTTCGACAGGGCAAGAACCCGTGTTTATTGGAAAACCTGAACCTGTAATAATGAATATGGCATTGTCTGTACTAAATCTTCCTAAAGAGGAAGTGGCAATGGTTGGCGATTTATATGATACGGATATTTTGTCAGGTATTAATGTAAATATTGATACGATTCACGTACAAACAGGGGTAACAACATTAGAAGAAATTCAACAAAAAGAAGAACCACCAACGTACTCATTTAAGGATTTAAACGAAGTTATAAAAGAATTAGAAGGGTAG